From the Rhodanobacter soli genome, one window contains:
- a CDS encoding alcohol dehydrogenase catalytic domain-containing protein produces MSTGIASGPAIIADGKGGFAIETIEVEPPGPGEVRVAIAAAGVCHTDHASLHWPGPLVMGHEGAGHVEQVGEGVRGLEIGQPVLLNWAIPCGACFQCARGAATLCERTHELDVPRLGNSRAHAGATRWRGRPVERSFHLGTFARHALVRAEAVTPLPAELPVDAACILGCAVMTGVGSAVNVAAVAPGASVAVLGCGGVGLNVIQGARISGARTIIAIDRVQARLERARELGATHLLLAADDDPQHAQLVAAVRALTEGRGVDHAFEATGTAALALLPLQLARNGGDALQVSGAHGTAAFELPQLFWNKRYMAPLYGDCVPDRDFPRLFDWIARGQLELASLISHRYPMEALGCAFDDMLAGRSMKGVLRIA; encoded by the coding sequence ATGAGCACCGGCATCGCCAGCGGGCCGGCGATCATCGCCGACGGCAAGGGCGGATTCGCGATCGAGACGATCGAGGTCGAGCCGCCCGGACCGGGCGAAGTGCGCGTCGCCATTGCTGCGGCTGGCGTCTGCCATACCGACCATGCCTCGCTGCACTGGCCCGGCCCGCTGGTGATGGGTCACGAGGGGGCCGGGCATGTCGAACAGGTCGGCGAGGGCGTGCGCGGACTCGAGATCGGGCAACCGGTGTTGCTGAACTGGGCGATCCCCTGCGGCGCTTGTTTCCAGTGCGCACGTGGCGCCGCGACCCTGTGCGAACGGACCCACGAACTCGACGTGCCCCGGCTGGGCAACAGCCGTGCCCACGCCGGCGCGACGCGCTGGCGCGGGCGTCCGGTCGAGCGCTCGTTCCACCTCGGGACGTTCGCGCGGCATGCGCTGGTGCGTGCCGAGGCGGTGACGCCGTTGCCGGCGGAGCTGCCGGTGGACGCGGCCTGCATCCTCGGCTGCGCGGTGATGACGGGCGTCGGCTCGGCGGTGAACGTGGCCGCCGTCGCGCCGGGCGCGTCGGTGGCGGTGCTGGGGTGCGGCGGGGTAGGGCTCAACGTGATCCAGGGCGCGCGGATCAGCGGTGCCCGCACCATCATCGCCATCGATCGCGTACAGGCCCGGCTCGAGCGCGCCCGCGAGCTGGGCGCCACCCATCTGCTGCTGGCCGCCGACGACGATCCGCAGCATGCGCAGCTGGTCGCCGCGGTACGCGCGCTGACCGAAGGCCGCGGCGTGGATCACGCCTTCGAAGCCACCGGCACGGCAGCTCTTGCCTTGCTGCCGCTGCAGCTCGCGCGCAACGGTGGCGACGCATTGCAGGTCAGCGGCGCGCATGGAACGGCCGCGTTCGAACTGCCGCAGCTGTTCTGGAACAAGCGCTACATGGCGCCGCTGTATGGCGACTGCGTGCCCGACCGCGATTTCCCGCGCCTGTTCGACTGGATCGCTCGTGGCCAGCTCGAACTCGCCTCGCTGATCAGCCATCGCTATCCGATGGAAGCGTTGGGCTGCGCCTTCGACGACATGCTGGCCGGACGCAGCATGAAGGGAGTGTTGCGCATCGCATGA
- a CDS encoding alpha/beta hydrolase, with product MNTGQPTFRTIEQSDSAIATTGLEFVTVKSRALGRRVDVTLFVPPATRGATDLPMVMLLHGVFGSHWAWALKGAAHLTAARLIAEGALPPVALLMPSDGLWGDGSGYVAQAGQDAERWIMDEVPALACEVIEGCTTRSPLLLAGLSMGGFGALRLAGKYPRRITAAAALSTVTDVAQLDGLIEESRTGWSDAPADRSILAALVGATDVLPPIRLACGRDDPYLDANRTLHRALQQAGITHQYAEGEGGHDWPYWAAALDGTLRFFGQMLHAHTEEGNDA from the coding sequence ATGAATACCGGCCAGCCGACCTTTCGCACCATCGAGCAGTCCGATTCCGCCATCGCGACGACCGGGCTGGAGTTCGTCACCGTCAAGAGCCGCGCGCTCGGCCGACGCGTCGACGTCACCCTGTTCGTGCCGCCCGCGACGCGCGGCGCGACGGATCTGCCGATGGTGATGCTGCTGCATGGCGTGTTCGGTTCGCACTGGGCGTGGGCGCTGAAAGGTGCGGCTCACCTCACCGCCGCGCGGTTGATCGCCGAAGGCGCGTTGCCGCCGGTCGCGCTGCTGATGCCGTCGGATGGCCTGTGGGGCGATGGATCGGGCTATGTGGCGCAGGCGGGCCAGGATGCCGAACGCTGGATCATGGACGAGGTGCCGGCGCTGGCGTGCGAGGTGATCGAAGGCTGCACGACGCGCTCGCCACTGCTGCTGGCGGGCCTGAGCATGGGCGGCTTCGGCGCCTTGCGGCTGGCGGGAAAATATCCGCGGCGCATCACCGCTGCCGCCGCGCTGTCGACGGTGACCGACGTCGCACAGCTCGACGGGCTCATCGAGGAAAGCCGAACCGGCTGGAGCGATGCCCCGGCCGACCGCAGCATCCTGGCCGCGCTGGTCGGCGCGACCGACGTACTGCCGCCGATCCGCCTTGCCTGCGGCCGCGACGATCCGTATCTGGACGCGAACCGCACACTGCACCGCGCGCTGCAGCAGGCCGGCATCACCCATCAGTACGCCGAAGGCGAGGGCGGGCACGACTGGCCTTACTGGGCCGCCGCACTGGACGGCACGCTGCGCTTCTTCGGCCAGATGCTGCATGCCCACACTGAAGAAGGGAACGACGCATGA
- a CDS encoding alpha-amylase family glycosyl hydrolase → MNLMKSTLTWVATIMLAMAAFSTPASTAPPRVQSADEVFYQIFERSFRDSNGDRIGDLKGLTSQLDYLKQLGITSILLTPLQPSPYYHNYFATDFRAIEPAYGSMDDYFAFVRAAHARGLKVYLDEEFQYVAEGHPWWRESIGRPHAKYADYLLWRDPEHRIAEPFLDHATWAGYDGRQIGIAMVDLNQPAVKRYFLDMLLYWADPHGDGSGRDGVDGFRIDHMMDDLDHKGLDKNLFADFWTPMFRALKARRPELRILAEQAGWGYGQEFLTRGHADLVFAFPLRGALVQLDKQAIVKALRATAAATPPGKDQVILLENHDIDRFMSLVDGDPARARAGAAIALMLKGEPLIYYGQELGMRGRPLQNAPVSDGIQIPMREAFRWKADLAAPGSATWYQGPQRWWTERFNRSNDGVSLEEEQARPDSLYHWYRKLLALRHARPELREGSQRILCDDASAVLCILREQGARRTLLLVNLGHTDARPALDPASIGDTPWVDLLDGGAGAAVDTVLHPMQVRVLGTR, encoded by the coding sequence ATGAACCTGATGAAGTCCACGCTCACCTGGGTCGCCACGATCATGCTCGCGATGGCGGCGTTCTCTACCCCGGCCTCGACCGCACCGCCGCGAGTGCAGTCAGCCGACGAGGTTTTCTATCAGATCTTCGAGCGCAGCTTCCGCGACAGCAATGGCGACCGCATCGGCGACCTCAAGGGCCTGACGTCCCAGCTCGACTATCTCAAGCAACTGGGCATCACCTCGATCCTGCTCACGCCGCTGCAGCCTTCGCCGTACTACCACAATTATTTCGCCACCGACTTCAGGGCGATCGAACCGGCCTACGGTTCGATGGACGATTACTTCGCGTTCGTCCGCGCCGCGCATGCGCGCGGGCTGAAGGTCTATCTGGACGAGGAATTCCAGTACGTCGCCGAGGGCCACCCGTGGTGGCGCGAATCGATAGGCAGGCCTCATGCCAAGTACGCCGATTACCTGCTGTGGCGCGATCCGGAGCATCGCATCGCCGAACCGTTCCTCGACCACGCCACCTGGGCCGGCTATGACGGCCGCCAGATCGGCATCGCCATGGTCGACCTGAACCAGCCGGCGGTGAAGCGCTACTTCCTGGATATGCTGCTGTACTGGGCCGATCCCCACGGCGACGGCAGCGGCCGCGATGGCGTCGACGGTTTCCGCATCGACCACATGATGGACGACCTCGACCACAAGGGCCTGGACAAGAACCTGTTCGCGGATTTCTGGACGCCGATGTTCCGCGCGCTGAAGGCGCGGCGGCCGGAGCTGCGCATCCTTGCCGAACAGGCCGGCTGGGGCTACGGCCAGGAATTTCTGACGCGCGGCCACGCCGACCTGGTATTCGCGTTTCCGTTGCGCGGTGCGCTGGTGCAGCTCGACAAGCAGGCCATCGTCAAGGCGCTGCGGGCCACGGCCGCCGCCACGCCACCGGGCAAGGACCAGGTGATCCTGCTGGAAAACCACGACATCGACCGCTTCATGTCGCTGGTCGACGGCGACCCGGCACGGGCCCGTGCCGGTGCTGCCATCGCGCTGATGCTGAAGGGCGAGCCGCTGATCTACTACGGGCAGGAACTGGGCATGCGCGGACGCCCGCTGCAGAACGCCCCGGTATCCGACGGCATCCAGATCCCGATGCGCGAAGCGTTCCGCTGGAAAGCCGACCTCGCCGCCCCGGGTTCGGCCACCTGGTATCAGGGCCCGCAGCGCTGGTGGACCGAGCGCTTCAACCGCTCGAACGACGGCGTATCGCTGGAGGAAGAACAGGCGCGGCCGGATTCGCTGTACCACTGGTACCGGAAACTGCTGGCGCTGCGCCATGCACGGCCGGAGTTGCGCGAAGGCAGCCAGCGCATCCTGTGCGACGATGCTTCCGCGGTGCTGTGCATCCTGCGCGAGCAGGGAGCTCGGCGTACGCTGCTGCTCGTCAACCTCGGCCATACTGATGCGCGGCCGGCGCTCGACCCTGCGTCGATCGGCGATACGCCGTGGGTCGATCTGCTGGATGGCGGCGCGGGTGCAGCGGTCGACACGGTCCTGCACCCGATGCAGGTGCGCGTGCTCGGTACGCGCTGA
- a CDS encoding helix-turn-helix domain-containing protein, which translates to MALPHLDRPICEPVELRPGATVRAERIRQGREATASEPFVHFHDVHELVLFGKVSGHFVADDRRYTLAPRCIAFVPSMIHHDFALGAGPRDWVLVQVEAGAGETLARTSGLERLQHPFCARPDRATYLRLLLLADWLTGLDAADPLALPLIELLLRAAVRAPAIQGQRLAADAGGLQRLRPAIDRLRNNPADAPGAEQAAALCALSPAYFSRRFKQQVGMSWSDYVRTHRLHLASRRLLESGQSVAAIADSLGFSTPSHFGELFHRRFGMTPGDYRRAGRGGSTL; encoded by the coding sequence ATGGCGCTGCCGCATCTCGATCGACCGATCTGCGAGCCGGTCGAACTGCGTCCGGGCGCCACGGTGCGCGCGGAGCGCATCCGGCAGGGGCGCGAGGCCACCGCGTCCGAACCGTTCGTGCATTTCCACGACGTGCACGAACTGGTGCTGTTCGGCAAAGTGTCCGGACATTTCGTCGCCGACGACCGGCGCTACACGCTGGCTCCCCGCTGCATCGCCTTCGTGCCCTCGATGATCCATCACGACTTTGCGCTGGGCGCGGGGCCGCGCGACTGGGTGCTGGTGCAGGTCGAGGCGGGCGCCGGCGAGACGCTGGCGCGCACCTCCGGCCTGGAGCGCCTGCAGCACCCGTTCTGCGCCCGGCCCGACCGCGCAACGTATCTCCGCCTGCTGCTGCTGGCCGACTGGCTTACCGGGCTGGATGCGGCCGACCCGTTGGCGTTGCCGCTGATCGAACTGCTGCTGCGTGCGGCCGTCCGCGCACCCGCCATCCAGGGCCAGAGGCTGGCTGCGGACGCCGGCGGGCTGCAGCGCCTGCGCCCGGCGATCGACCGCTTGCGCAACAACCCGGCCGACGCGCCCGGAGCGGAGCAGGCCGCGGCACTGTGCGCGCTGTCGCCGGCCTATTTCAGCCGCCGCTTCAAGCAGCAGGTCGGCATGAGCTGGAGCGACTACGTCCGCACGCACCGCCTGCACCTGGCCAGCCGGCGGTTGCTGGAATCCGGGCAGAGCGTCGCCGCCATCGCCGACAGCCTGGGCTTCTCCACCCCGTCACACTTCGGCGAACTGTTCCATCGCCGCTTCGGCATGACGCCAGGGGATTACCGCCGCGCCGGGCGCGGCGGTTCCACGCTGTAG
- a CDS encoding cation:proton antiporter — protein sequence MHHASEILFTLFVVFVAAQIGGEIAQRLKLPGVVGEIAAGCAIGPSLLGWISPEQIVTGTPLDVLAEIGVILLLFAVGLETRLEDLKKVGKVAFVVGVVGVLVPFGMGSVWAHGNGFDWDRSLFVAAAFVATSAGITARVLQELNALQRIESKVILGAAVIDDILAMLLLGIVVSLQGGGSINASHLLVVLAGAVGFIAVIGWGGARVMRWNSAWLDKPLGPHSPLMIVLALCLGLAWLSTQFGLAAIIGAFLAGMIASETRQQHTLEKQTQPLLALLTPFFFVVTGSKVDLHELASMDALLMLAVVTTIAIVSKFIGGWLGSLSLGRRSATIIGFGMVPRGEVGIVVATLGLAAGVFDNRIYAIIVAMSLLTAMVTPPVLAWLLKRSGNGGAAVVVPDVKG from the coding sequence ATGCACCACGCCAGCGAGATCCTGTTCACCCTGTTCGTCGTGTTCGTCGCCGCCCAGATCGGCGGCGAGATCGCGCAACGGCTGAAATTGCCCGGCGTGGTCGGCGAGATCGCCGCCGGCTGCGCGATCGGTCCCTCCCTGCTGGGCTGGATCAGCCCGGAGCAGATCGTCACCGGCACCCCGCTCGACGTGCTGGCCGAGATCGGCGTGATCCTGCTGCTGTTCGCGGTGGGCCTGGAAACGCGGCTGGAAGACCTGAAGAAGGTCGGCAAGGTCGCGTTCGTGGTCGGCGTGGTCGGCGTGCTGGTGCCGTTCGGCATGGGCAGCGTGTGGGCCCATGGCAACGGCTTCGACTGGGACCGCTCGCTGTTCGTCGCGGCCGCCTTCGTGGCCACCTCGGCCGGCATCACCGCGCGTGTGCTGCAGGAGCTGAACGCGCTGCAGCGCATCGAGAGCAAGGTGATCCTGGGCGCCGCGGTGATCGACGACATCCTCGCCATGCTGCTGCTCGGCATCGTGGTGTCGCTGCAGGGCGGCGGCAGCATCAACGCCTCGCACCTGCTGGTGGTGCTGGCCGGCGCGGTCGGCTTCATCGCGGTGATCGGTTGGGGCGGCGCGCGAGTGATGCGCTGGAACTCCGCCTGGCTGGACAAGCCGCTGGGCCCGCACTCGCCCTTGATGATCGTGCTGGCGCTGTGCCTGGGCCTGGCCTGGCTGTCCACCCAGTTCGGCCTGGCCGCGATCATCGGCGCGTTTCTGGCCGGCATGATCGCCTCGGAAACCCGCCAGCAGCACACCCTGGAGAAACAGACCCAGCCATTGCTGGCCCTGCTCACGCCGTTCTTCTTCGTGGTCACCGGCAGCAAGGTCGACCTGCACGAGCTGGCGAGTATGGACGCCCTGCTGATGCTGGCCGTGGTCACCACGATCGCGATCGTCTCCAAGTTCATCGGCGGCTGGCTCGGTTCGCTGTCGCTGGGCCGGCGCAGCGCCACCATCATCGGCTTCGGCATGGTGCCGCGCGGCGAGGTGGGCATCGTGGTCGCCACCCTGGGCCTCGCCGCTGGCGTATTCGACAACCGCATCTACGCCATCATCGTGGCGATGTCGTTGCTCACCGCGATGGTGACGCCGCCGGTATTGGCGTGGCTGCTGAAGCGATCCGGCAACGGGGGAGCCGCCGTGGTGGTGCCGGATGTGAAAGGCTGA
- a CDS encoding MFS transporter codes for MREMPPHTAADTHAVAPDALVPTTDAADLREISTRERFRGLLWLVAAAFFMQALDSTVVNTAVPAMAEALLVTPLGMRTALTSYVLTLAILIPASPWLCDRFGTRRVFGAAIVVFGLGSLLCGVAQTLPQLVAARVVQGIGGASLMPVGRYVLVRSIDKREFVRAMSTVATFGLLGSVLGPLLGGAIVEFTSWRLIFLINVPVAIAGVWMNKRDMPDYRLDRANRFDLSGFLLFGAASALLLTASELAGSAPVPWLRMGLCALVAVLLGAIYVWHSRRTPYPVADLQLLRVRSVWVSLAGGLFTRLGISGMFLLLVLFLQVGCGWSPLMAGLMMVPQALGSIIAKWAVNRALVHYGYRRLLLGNTLIVAALLATFALLGPGSPVWVIALLTFAYGAFAGLQYTTMNTLIYTDLDIKHASMASSMASTVQYLAMSFGIALSTLLMEAMLQGHAHEDYVVAFRWTMIMLAAITAVASRVFSRLRHDRPVPGAA; via the coding sequence ATGCGGGAAATGCCTCCCCACACTGCCGCGGACACCCACGCCGTCGCCCCCGACGCCCTCGTGCCAACGACGGATGCGGCTGATTTGCGTGAAATTTCCACGCGCGAGCGCTTCCGTGGACTGCTGTGGCTGGTGGCCGCCGCGTTTTTCATGCAGGCACTGGATTCCACCGTGGTCAACACCGCGGTGCCGGCGATGGCCGAAGCGCTTCTGGTCACCCCGCTGGGCATGCGCACCGCGCTGACCAGCTACGTGCTGACCCTGGCGATCCTGATCCCGGCCAGCCCGTGGCTGTGCGACCGCTTCGGCACGCGGCGGGTGTTCGGCGCGGCGATCGTGGTGTTCGGCCTGGGCTCGCTGCTGTGCGGCGTGGCGCAGACGCTGCCGCAACTGGTCGCCGCGCGCGTGGTGCAGGGCATCGGTGGCGCCTCGCTGATGCCGGTGGGCCGCTACGTGCTGGTGCGCAGCATCGACAAGCGCGAGTTCGTGCGGGCGATGAGCACGGTGGCCACGTTCGGCCTGCTCGGTTCAGTGCTGGGCCCCCTGCTGGGCGGCGCGATCGTCGAGTTCACCTCGTGGCGGCTGATCTTCCTGATCAACGTGCCCGTGGCGATCGCCGGCGTGTGGATGAACAAGCGCGACATGCCCGACTACCGGCTCGACCGCGCGAACCGCTTCGACCTGTCCGGCTTCCTGCTGTTCGGTGCCGCCTCGGCGCTGCTGCTCACCGCCTCGGAACTGGCCGGCAGCGCACCGGTACCGTGGCTGCGGATGGGCCTGTGCGCGCTGGTTGCCGTGCTGCTCGGGGCGATCTACGTGTGGCATAGCCGGCGTACCCCGTATCCGGTGGCGGACCTGCAACTGCTGCGCGTGCGCAGCGTGTGGGTGTCGCTGGCCGGCGGGCTGTTCACCCGGCTCGGCATTTCCGGCATGTTCTTGCTGCTGGTGCTGTTCCTGCAGGTCGGCTGCGGCTGGTCGCCGCTGATGGCCGGCCTGATGATGGTGCCGCAGGCGCTGGGTTCGATCATCGCGAAGTGGGCGGTCAACCGCGCCCTGGTGCACTACGGCTACCGCCGCCTGCTGCTGGGCAACACGCTGATCGTGGCCGCGCTGCTGGCCACGTTCGCCCTGCTCGGTCCGGGCTCGCCGGTGTGGGTGATCGCGTTGCTGACGTTCGCCTACGGCGCCTTCGCCGGCCTGCAATACACCACGATGAACACGCTGATCTACACCGACCTCGACATCAAGCACGCCTCGATGGCCTCGTCGATGGCCTCGACCGTGCAGTACCTCGCGATGAGTTTTGGCATCGCACTGTCCACCTTGCTGATGGAAGCGATGCTGCAAGGCCACGCCCACGAAGATTACGTGGTGGCATTCCGCTGGACGATGATCATGTTGGCGGCGATCACCGCGGTGGCCAGCCGCGTGTTCAGCCGCTTGCGGCACGATCGTCCGGTGCCCGGCGCTGCATGA
- the rnk gene encoding nucleoside diphosphate kinase regulator produces the protein MSKPPITVSRIDMERIEALLERLPAAEADKLDALRAELDRADVVEPAAMPEHIVTMNSTVTFEDESNGEKLTLTLVYPAAAGAPGTVSILAPVGSALLGLARDQQIDWPTPDGRKRRLKVLEIAYQPEAAGHFHR, from the coding sequence ATGAGCAAGCCACCGATCACTGTTTCCCGCATCGACATGGAACGCATCGAAGCGTTGCTGGAACGCCTGCCGGCCGCCGAGGCCGACAAGCTCGATGCGCTGCGCGCGGAGCTGGATCGCGCCGACGTGGTCGAGCCGGCGGCGATGCCGGAGCACATCGTGACGATGAATTCCACCGTCACCTTCGAGGACGAAAGCAACGGCGAAAAGCTGACCCTGACCCTGGTGTACCCGGCGGCTGCCGGCGCGCCCGGCACGGTGTCGATCCTGGCGCCGGTGGGCAGCGCGCTGCTCGGGCTGGCGCGCGACCAGCAGATCGACTGGCCCACGCCGGACGGCCGCAAGCGTCGCCTGAAGGTGCTGGAGATCGCCTACCAGCCGGAAGCGGCGGGCCACTTCCACCGCTGA